A window of Dehalococcoidia bacterium genomic DNA:
CGGCCGCAACGTCCCTGTCGATGACAACCCGCGCCCGCTCGGCAGCACCGACATGGGCAACGTCAGCAAGGTGTGCCCTTCCATCCATCCCGCGATCGCGATCGCACCGCTCGAGATCAACGGCCATTCGCCGCAATTCGCCGAGTACGCCGCATCCGACGCCGGCAAGCAGGCGGTGATCGATGGCGCAAAGGCGCTCGCCATGACCGCGATCGACATCTTCACCGATGCGTCGCTGCGACTCGCCATGCGCGAAGAGTTCGAGCGCGCGATGCCCGCCCCGCCTGCATCATGACGCAACCCGACGTCGTCTACGGGGACGACGAACTCGCCGCACTCTACGATCTGGTATACGCGCACTACACTGACGATCTCTCTCTGTACGAGCAGTTCGCAGCGCGTGGCGAGACGCCCTCGCTGGAACTGGCTGCGGGCAGCGGCCGCGTCGCGCTGCATCTCGCGCGCAACGGACATCGCGTCGTCGGCATCGACACGTCGCGGCCGATGCTCGCACGCTTTGAAGCCGCGCTCGACGACACCACGCGCTCCAACATCCGCCTGGTCGAGGCCGACATGCGCGACTTCGATCTCGGCGAGACGTTCGATCTCGTGTACTGCGCATTGGATTCCTTCGAGCAGCTGCTCACGAACGACGACGCTATCTCAGCGCTGCGATGCGTCGCGCGCCATCTGAACCTTGGCGGCGTGTTCGTCACCGAGCTGCGCACGCTCCGCAGCGTCGATTGGGCGCCGTCTCCCCAGGCGCCGCTCAGCTTCGAATGGACGCGACAGGATCCCGGAACCGGGGGGATCATTACCAAGCTCTCATCGATGCGCGCATCACCTGCCACGCAAACGACGACCACCACGCTCATCTTCGACCGCGCAGCTTCCGATGGCACGGTGCGCCGGCGGACATTCGACGTAACACTGCGTGTCTTCGGCAGGCACGAGTTCGAACTCCTGCTCGCCCACGCCGGTCTGCGCGTGACGCAACGCTACGGCGACTACGATCTCTCGCCCCTTACGGACGACGGCGATACGATGATCGTGGTGGCGGAGCGGGAGGGAGCCTGAACCATTGCTGATCGCACTCGATGCCATGGGCGGCGACCATGCACCGGCCGAGATCTTGGCCGGTGCTATTCTTGCCCGCGATGAGCTGAGCATTGACTGCGCTCTCGTCGGCTCCAGGGACGTGATCGAGGCGGAGTTGACGCGTCTCGGCGAACAGCCCGCGTCATGGCAGATCGTGCACGCCAGCGAGGCGATCGCCATGGACGAGCACCCCGCCCAGGCCGTGCGTGCGAAACGCAACGCCTCCATCAACATCGGCATGGACATGGTGAAACGCGGCGTCGCCGGCGGCCTCGTCTCCGCCGGCAACACGGGCGCCGTCATGGCCTCGGCGCTGATGACGCTCGGCCGCATCCAGGGCATCGAGCGGCCGGCACTCGGCACGCTGGCGCCCTTCACCGAACGCGGCGTCCTCGTCCTCGATGTCGGTGCCAACGCCGATGTGAAGCCGAGCTACATGGTGCAATTCGCCCAGATGGGCTCCGTGTACGCGGAGCGCGTGCTCGGCATCCCCAACCCGCGCATCGCGCTATTGAACATCGGCGGCGAGGAGACGAAGGGCAGCGAACTCGTACAGGACGTGCACGCGCGGCTGCAACACGCCGGCGTACACTTCATCGGCAACATCGAAGGCGGCGA
This region includes:
- a CDS encoding class I SAM-dependent methyltransferase, coding for MTQPDVVYGDDELAALYDLVYAHYTDDLSLYEQFAARGETPSLELAAGSGRVALHLARNGHRVVGIDTSRPMLARFEAALDDTTRSNIRLVEADMRDFDLGETFDLVYCALDSFEQLLTNDDAISALRCVARHLNLGGVFVTELRTLRSVDWAPSPQAPLSFEWTRQDPGTGGIITKLSSMRASPATQTTTTTLIFDRAASDGTVRRRTFDVTLRVFGRHEFELLLAHAGLRVTQRYGDYDLSPLTDDGDTMIVVAEREGA
- the plsX gene encoding phosphate acyltransferase PlsX, with protein sequence MLIALDAMGGDHAPAEILAGAILARDELSIDCALVGSRDVIEAELTRLGEQPASWQIVHASEAIAMDEHPAQAVRAKRNASINIGMDMVKRGVAGGLVSAGNTGAVMASALMTLGRIQGIERPALGTLAPFTERGVLVLDVGANADVKPSYMVQFAQMGSVYAERVLGIPNPRIALLNIGGEETKGSELVQDVHARLQHAGVHFIGNIEGGEVHLGKADVIVTDGFTGNVAVKVTEGVADFIFRELRSALTSKLRYKIAAMVLRPGLLKLRDRMDPGTYGGVPLLGVNGFVIIAHGNSNARAIRNAVRTASEGAQSGMLDSIRSALARKS